Genomic segment of Sander lucioperca isolate FBNREF2018 chromosome 20, SLUC_FBN_1.2, whole genome shotgun sequence:
ATACATTGTTTCAGAGGTACTTCAAGAAAAGACACTTCCTGGGGACAATTACAGTATTTGCATACAGCCTGATGAAACtcaaacattttaacatcatgGTACAAACCTGCTAGTGACAATGATGACATCCTCAGAGATGTTGGCCATCTCTTTGATTGTCAGGTAGCACATCCTCCTCAGGGTTtgctgagagagaaagaaagagtatGAACttactgtttttatatttgaacaCTACAGACTGATGATATGCAGCTTGAGCTAAAATGGaatctaaaatgtaaaaaaaaaaaaaacattatgaatCTAACCCATTAActaatggatgaatgaatgaattaaatctTACATCATTGGACTGAAAGAGCCTGGTCATTGCAAAGAAGGCCTCCGTGGCCTCTGTGGTCCCAAAATGCTCCCCCTGAATAAACAAAGAcatgtgagtgagagagagagacttaagATAGGTGGAAAGCGACAAACTTAACACATGCCAATAAAAAGCtactttacatttttgtcaaatAGCTTTTTACCTGGTTGAGGAGATAGATAATCTTGGTGAGAATGTGGAGGCATCTTCTTGGGTTGATAGGCGTCTCATTGAAGATACGCGCCTGTGAACAAGAAGGGACACCTGGTTTTATTTCAGAGGTTAGGATATTGTTAATTTGACTCATATAAGAGCAGAATATTTTAAGCAATATAAAGTGCTGACTTTACCTCCTGCAACACGGCACTCTTCTCCAGATGCTGGAAAGGGTTCGACCCACTTCCTAAATGTCAAAACAGTAGAGAGAGACGTCTGTGTAGTTAAACATTGTATAACTTTATTTAACTCCATTCAAAGCTACCACACGGAAAGGACGCCGAGTTGACGCCAGCTTATGCTAACGATACATACAATTAAAATGGACCAATAACTAAAACAAAATTGCAAGCAACACATGCAACCTGAAGACAGATCTCATTTAAAAGCATCACTGCAGCAAGATTCATCCATCTATATTTGGATATTTGGTCTATTAACGAGCAAAACTAACATcacaacatcaagctgacactGCCAAGCTTGCAATGCTAAACCTAGCTTAGGGCTGGTGTTATTGTGACATCAAACAATAGTGGGTACAAATGTTAATGCAACTGCAAATCGGTTTGTAATAAAAATTGCAATGCCTgttacataaatatgaattagCCTGCGAGCTAGCGTTACTGGACAGGTTAATTCACCCTGACAGCTATTCACTTTAACTAGCCGGCTAACTGTAACAGGCTAGCCCCGCGTTAGCTTCCAAAGCGTCCAACATCTTGTCTGTCCAGACCATGGTCCAGACACAATTACCATTGATCAAACGCTGTCACTATTCAATTACTATCCAAGCTTACCAGACTCCTCGTCTTTCTTATCAAACTTTTTAATCATTATGTCGGAATGAAGCTGGCGGACGAGGGCAAACGATGCTCTCAACCTCGATCATATGAGGAGCTACTTCCACGTAGCCAAAATGTAAACTCACTTCCGGTTGAAACGTCCACGTCAATGAAACATACGTCAGAACCATGACGCGTTACGCCCGGCAGAGGGCGCTGCTGACAAGAAACATGATCAAACAATCAATGATTGATAATGTTTCTATCAATCaaaatacttttcaaaatatatATGTAGAAATATATAGAGAaattataaatacaaataagaaatgaacaatataaaaaatgagtaatatatatgtatgtaaaaatgtaatagcCTAAAAATATGTGCATTATACTAAAATGTATAGAAACAATATGAGATATGAAATATGTAAATAGATATGAATACTACTAATATATACAACAGTGCAAACAATCATGTAAATAACAATAGTGCTGAGAAACATTTATTGTGCATTATAAATAAATGCactaataatgtatagtatgtaaacCGAGTTTTGCACAGTATTGCACACAATATTGCACAGTTGaagatataaataataaataaataattatgaatTATCCCAGGGCCTCCCAGTGTCTGACACTCTGAGGGAGGAGTTGAAGAGTTTGATGGCCACAGGCAGGAATTACTTCCTGTGGTGCTCCGGGGCGCATCTAGGTGGAATGAGTCTTAAACTGAATGTATTCCTGTTGACCATTGTGTCATGCAGTGGATGGAAGACATTGTCAAAGATGGCATGTATCTTGGTCCGAATCCTTCTCTCTGACACTGTATCTCAACTGTATACGGTGCAGTGTATACTAGATGTATCATCACAAATGTTCAGTAAGTCCTTTATTAGGACTGGTAAcaattttcaaaacattacTATATTAATTTATTCAAATTGAGCGATCAGAGGCTGCTACATTGAAGTTTTTTGGGTGTCCAATATCCCAAATTAAATGAAGTGAAAGATACAAACTTTTAATTTATCAGAAAATAATTTATCAGGATTTAGAAATAATGACTTAAGTTTTTCTTTCCCAGTGAATGCCCACTCTACTGCTATGCTGCAATGCATCACTGTCCCTGCTTGGCTTTATGCCGTTTCAATTGTGGCAAGGTGGTTAAACAcaaatttattttgaaatatgcaCCATGTAAAAAAGGAAACCAAATGCAGGCCTTTTCATTTTAGTTTATACTGTGCTTTAGTTTTTTCAGACACATTTGCAAGTAATCTTGTCACAATGAACCTGGAGCCTACGGAACCCTGATTGGTTGGGGCCCCATGCAGTTGCCCACCATGCCTGGTTGGTAATTCAACCAAGTGGAGCACAGTTTGGAAAATGGAAGATATAAGGAAATCTACTGACATGTATACACCAGGTCAGCAGAGTGACCTGTGGGATGCACACCTGCAGAGCTGACTCACAACCTGACCAAATGGCCACAAGATGTCAACATTGCTGTGTGAGTGTGGTCAATTCAAATAAGTTCAAAGGGACATTATTGACATGAGAAACATGTTTACATTGCCAATGCAAGTCTTGTTCTGGCTCTTGGACAGGTGAACTACATGACCAGCTATTAAACCCAATAGCTGTGAAAGTATTCAGTTTGGTGGAATAACCAAACTTCTCATCCACTGGCAGAGTTAAATAGCATACTGGTAACATTTTAGAGCAACTGATGTTGATATATGAGCTGATGTTGATATATGagatttttaaagttattaaataatgatatactatatttttattatCTTAAACACATAACAAACATTTCTGTACTGTAATTTCTTATTACTTAACAGCCAACATATATACTgtaccaatatatatatatatatatatatatatatatatatatatatacagtatatgtatgtatgtcaggCTCTAGTATTAGCCATATGGATGGTaaaggaataataataattgatagGAATATTTTATGGATCCCATTGTTCAAAATGCTTTATATAAAAGAGGCAAATGTAGTTAGTTACATCTGCTTTATTTGAGGAAAAATAATCCTTTATTTTGAGTATAAAAATAACAGACATCTGATGAACACATACATTCTCATGCACTtgcattttactgtttttcatgATCTTACAGTTGGTTGTACAATATTTCAGAATCAGTActcagtgttgtgtttttgttgatgTTTCACATTACAATCTGAAAACATTATAGGCTTCCATGTGAACTTCTGAACAGCAAACCCCCTAAATAAATATAGCAGCAAATAGAAGACAACATcataatataaaatgttatgatTATGCAACATAATTACAAAACCTTTCATTGGTCTTTTGCTAACGAGATAAGATTTGATGACCTCAACTGctttgttcttcttgtttagtccaagattaaaaaatgtatgacTCTGGGGCAAACTAACCACATTAAACATTCATTTTACTGACAAAGAAAATCGAAGGGCTTGTCTTTACTAAAAGCAGTCCTGTTTGAAGTGAAAATTTAAAAGTCCATGAATCTCAACATCTTCTTTTCAGATTTGAAGAGAGCATGCCAAAGTGTAAGACAATTTCACCTGTTTCCAATGCAAAAAAGATCTGACATTTTCTTGCCTGAAATGACCAATCATCTTGCTACAAGTAAAATAACTTTGTCTTTATTGCTTTTGACCTTATTATGTCTTGATTTAATATGTTGCTACAACATTTCTGATAAGAAACACATGGATTATTCTCACCACAAAGGCATGATTTCAACCAAAACTCTAAcataaaaaactttaaaagttAACTTAAGAGCAAATCAATTCGTGAAGCTGAATCATAAGCTGAGTTgtcctaaaaaaaaatctaaaatcatCATCCAACTTTTAGTCAAAAAGTTTCATAAGTTTACATCATGCATTGTCCCAAGTTTCCCTAGTGTTTTGATTGAAGCAaatgcaaaaataataataataataataataataataatgaataagaGACTTTCCAAGAACCTTTCACATGAGAGCAACTTAATTATATTAGAAATGCTTATTTTACCTGTAATGTGATTGGAAAGAAAATAATCTTCCCCTGGAGCAACAAATCAAAAGGAGTAGCCCACTTTAAAGTGAATAAGAATGCATTACATTTGAGTAACGGTGGAGGTCAACACGGGTCATGGCTGTTAAGATCTAAGTTGTTCAACATGTTCACTTTCTCCTTCCAATCTTAGCCAGCAGGAGCGCGTTCTCCGCCGCCTTGGCTCGCATCTTTTTGGCCTTAGCGACATCAAAGAGGACGTTCATGATGTTGGTCGGGACGTCCAGGGACAGGGTCAGCCTGCTCCTCCGGTCCCCTTTGCTGCTGTTGCGGGCCATCAGCCCTCTGAGCTTCGTACGGCTCATGAAGCGGTAGTTTGCGGGACTTGAAGTCCTTTTTTCCCGGCTGGACTCAGCAGAAGAAGAGGTGGAGGATGAGGAGAGATACTCCGCGGACTGCAGCAGGGACCCCCAGCCGTCCACGGTTGAGTAACCCGGCTCGTCCTCCACGCTCCGGACCCCGACGGCCATCTGGTCGTCGCACAGCAGGTCGGAGCGGGAGTTGTAGAGGCGGAGGCACAGGCTGGAGGTCGGCGTGCACAGGACCGAGAGCAGCAGCAGGGTCTTCAGGGACGACAGCATGCTGTGTCCTCTGGGACCAACACAGGtgaagaggaagaaggaagAACATGTTTACTCCATGCCATTTTTTCTGTGTCCATTTGAAcaagatattttattttttacattacattttttatattaatctTAAAGCAAGGGGTGAAAAAAAGGGGTGAGAATAAAGTGGATCTTAAAATAAGTTGTAAAACAATAACTAAACATGTTCATTTACGTTGAAATCGAACATTTACTGGAACATTTAATGTCTATTTTGGAGCAATTTGATCACAAACATGTAAGCAATAACATTCGCGCAACTTACCACTCGTGTCCTACAATAAAGAATACAGTTAGGGAAATCACCCAACACGTATCCCTGCAAAGAAAAACCAAACAGACAGAAATTCTCTGAAGTAAAAATGTGATAATAAATTCCTTATAAACTGATAATGTGTGCGGAGGTCAGCAGTGCGCACTGTCTGACCAGCAGTGTGTCTTCCTCATCCATTCCCACTGCATTCAGTTAGTAGGAGCCATCAAACTGCAGCCCTACGCCAGCAACAACGTCATTCCGTTGACATATTGCTTTGCTCTGAAATATCCCATTGGTTATGACGCAGTGATGTAGtgctacattaaaaaaaagttggtaaATATGACCTCCTGTCGGTGAACACGAGACATCACGACCACAGATACACAGAAAAACTTAGTTTTTTTCACGCAGCCTGAtactttttttgtatgttttaccTTTTACGTGATGGTTTTTACAGTAGTAAGCCTCAAATAAAGAATTTTTTTATGGCATATAATGCCTGTTCAGAACCACGGACAGCTCCCATTCAGTACCATGGACAGTTCCATCATTCAGGCAACACTTTCCTATAAACGTAAAGCATACTGTAGCAAATACAAAACCGAAGAATGCTATTCTCTAATTGTCACCCAGTATCATTCTAAAGTCACTGAAGATTTATTGGATTTTCTTTCTCTATGACGATACATTGTTTTCTCTTTCACACAAAATTAGCTGCATTAGTTAATGAATTGATCAGTCAGCTAATATTCTATTAATCAATAACatgtttttagacatttataaatctaaaatgtcaaacatttgccgtttccagcttctcaaatatgagggtttgatgcttttctttgtcatttatGATAGgaaattgaatatatttgggttttggaatGATGATCGAATAAAACAAGCCACAATTTAAATACATCAACTAAAACTAGGAAATATTACAATGGATACAATACATGGAACTGTGGAATGGAATCTAGATAAGTTATAACCCAATAACAACTTTAGCATTAATTGGATTTGGCTGGTGTTCATCCTCTCCAGAAAGACATTGGTTTGCTAGTTTCTCACTTTGTCTGCAATAAATAAACTTTAAGTCAATACATGCTCATGGGCTTCTCCATTGTCTAATAAACTGTCTAAAGTTTTCAGTTTTAAATGTTGAAAAGTTGATAGTAAATGAGTCTTGATGCAAACCAAATAAGCTACAAAGGAAAAACTTTAGTATTATGCTACactgtaaatatgaattaaGTAAAATTTACAATTTAGGTGTAGGTCCCTTTAATAAAACCATAATGCCACTTAATGGCATAACACTCCTGAGACATGACACTAAAATACATAAGGTACATGGTCACCTCTTTCAATACATGTGACGTGTATAACATGTTAAAGTTCACTAAGTTGTTCACAGTATGTATGAATTGCATGCTGTATACATGGTTATTTAATTTCAAAAGAAGAATGATATATGAGATCCAGAGAACATTGTGTTTTAATTAAAGCTTTTGAGTGTCCACGCCCCCTGATGGGAACCATCTGCAGTGATGTACATTACCATGTCAAAACCAAGATGGAAGAAGTGAGAGGATCAAAGGGGTTGGGTCAAGCTCCAATGAGCAACTTCATTGAAGGACTAATATGACTGCAAGTCTTCACAGCTGGAGTAATCCCAGTCTGTGACACACTGTGCTATAAGATGTCCTCCCAGTCCTGCTTGATCTCTGAAATGGAATAAATTGCTCCTCTTCAacttcaatggaaaataatcacacacacatatctatcTTCTTTAGAAATGAGTGATATTTGAATATTCAAATGATTTGAATGCTACAATTTTAAGTAAATTGTAGCAAATTgtaattttaatattattttgcaTCGTGGCATCTGTCTTAGGTTTTGACTAGTTGTTTTTGGCAGGGGGTGTGGTTCGGTGAGAACAGCCTGTCACTGTAGACTGGGTAACCACATCTTGCAGATCTATGAAGCATCTTTGCATGTGGGAGTACATTACAGCGCAGAATCGTGACTAATAAAGAGAAAGCCTTTGGAGGCTTGTTGATGAAAGACTCATCTGTCTTTGAGGCAAATGGAATTTCTGCTTTAAATACTATTTTCAGGGAGCAACCTTTTGAGGAATTGACTTCAATTTAGGAAACCTGGTGGTGGAGCTGGTGCAGCATGTTGCACTGAAGACGAAGGCAGAGTATCCTCTTTCAAACATCAACCAATGACACTGAGAATTTAAGTTGTGTGTCGTGCATTTTCATGTTTCACACTGTCAGAAAACCTTGAATGCGTGCTGCCCCCCACATCAACACTCATGCAGGAATCCCCTGCTAGTGCTGCGCCGGTCTGATGGAGAGTCCTCTAAAACAGTCCCCGCGTGATCTCCCTCACTGAGCCCCTGTAACACCCCCTGCCAAAGGAACATATGTAGTGGCAAAAGTGGCAGCAGGCAATCAGCTACCAGCTTCTTATTTCTCTCACTGCACAGAATGCAGGGCAATTGACAAAACGGGAAAAGAAAGGGGACTGAGTGTTACATAAAGAGACTCGAGAGGAGAGACAAGAGACaagcaccacagacacacaaaaagaaGACAGATTTAATTTTTCAGTAGTGTGAATATTGATCACCTTTGACatttcaaaaacataaaaataaaaaaaaattcacattttgaGTTTCAACACTTTGTCCATAAAACAAAATGATGAAACCgctgttaaaatgtataaataaatccaatataaaatacaaagttATGACAGTTATGTACAAAAGTTTTTTTCTTGTATGGAGTTGCTAGTTTCATCTCCAGGCCTCGGGACCTGTGGAAGtgtaaatgcatttttttattactatCATAAAAAGGTGAACAGAATATGATATTGTATTGAAGACCAGTTTTGCATCTATTGTGCCCTCCCATTCATAGTGCACAACCAAAACATTATAAAGAAGATTTCAATGTATATTTCATTTGTGATCTGAATGGTTCCCCctacctctcctctccttctcacACCAACTCTGGCACTCATGTCTTGTGGAGAATCTGTTTCTGTTGCCACCACAGCCCCCGTACACAAATGGCCTGCATTCCCCTGAGCGAGGGTGGAAGTACCAGAGCAGAacatattctgaacaagcccCCTCTGACATTGGCTCCAGGCAGCGGTCTGCTGCTGAAACTGCATgtgaggtgaaaaaaaaaatagattaaaaacaTACCCTACAAACTGAGATGCTGCAGATGTATTGTATTTCACCATATTTTAAGTGTTGGATATGCTGCAAAAATGAAGGAAATGTGTCGGTATGGTTGAGGAGTGGGAGATCACTGACTACATTATTCCTACATGAAGTCTTTCACACTAAAATATGTATAGAGACCACTTGGGGCCACTAGAGTGCAAAATGCCTGGTGCAGCTATGACTAAGAGGGGAAATATTATAGAACGTCTGACAACATTTCACAAATTAGATGATTAAAACCTGCAGTACCATTGAGCCAAGTGTTTGTTTAAAAGCGATACTtgcttgtttgctttcttaTAGAGAGTTGGATGATAAAACAGCTTGCATACAATAGAGTAAATAAGTTGTCTTTTCTAGTGGTCACACCCAGCTGATTTCTTTTGGCTGTAGTGGTTTTCCCTGATTCCAGTTGTGCAAAGCTAGGCTTAACACCCATCACCTCCAACATCTCTGTATTGAACACACAGATTAAACTGATACTGATCTAACTCTCAAGAAGACATAAAATAAGTGAACTTCCAAAAATGTCAGACTTTTCCTTTGATATGAATGAGTAACTGTAAACTTGACTTGCTGGCTGCTATCAATTTATTATCTTTTACCACAAGGTTTAGTGTGAAATTCCATTCTTCAGTACAATTCAAATGTCTTACACAGCATATTTTTATCCATACATAAAGTGCCTCATGAAATCTAATGCAGGCTTTCAAACAATGGATTCAGTTTTACTCTGATCACTCTCTCCCACCTTGTGCTTTTAACAATTCCATGCAAGTCATTACtcaaaaattatgaaaatgggaagagaaacaaacagaaaagtgAGAGTGATACACAGAGAAAGTAAACATGATAAAAACCAATTGAAAGACAAGAAAAAATCTTCTTGGCCACTCACCAGCAGTGTTAGTTCCAAATACCCTTCTTTTCTTCCTATGTCCCGACTCAAGAGAATCTAAAGgcccaaaacaacaacaatgacaaGTTTTACAGGTTGGTGGATTCTATCATCAGGGACCAACAAAAAACATGTTGACTGGACCAACATTTAAAGAATGCCAGTTGTGTTTTGACTTATCTTAAATTAGAGTGATCAACATTTCTCCAATAAGTTGTGCTCCATGGAGCGCTCATTGTTAGTCTTTTTGATCTCTTTGTGCAAACTTTCTGTAAATCTGCAACCCTACAGACTTCCTTTAAAGGAATTACAGTTCATGTCATATCCTGCTAACGTTAAAACCAGGGATAAAAGGGGggaaacaaaaattaaaaagtcatagaaagaGCTGGATAAAACAAATGTATCGGTATCACAATAAATACACTAATAACTAACAATGCACTAACACATGCACTGGTTTCTAGTTCTTTGTTCTATGAAGTTTGCTGTGTTGATCTCTTTTTATCTGATTTGATCTAACAACATCACTTATATTGGCTGTTATTAAATTCACGAAATCAGAGACACTTACGTCAAGGAATTGGCCATGTGTAGCAAATAAAGAAAGCTGAAATACAGAAGCTGCAGCAGCAAAAAGTGTTAGCGTATCAGCTGATAGCTACATAGCTGGTTGATGAGCCAGTGATTGTGAAGCATGAATGAAGCAGCTGATGCCAATCACTGACACACCTCAGTGCTCTGCCTGAACTAATGCTGTGATTCATTTGTTTGATTAAACTATAAATGATGTATAAAACTCACACTTTACTGACCTAAGTAATGCCTTTTGTCTCAGATAACATGCCATTTCACAAAGTCCTGTATCCCTGCACCCTACTGCACTCACACAGGCAAAAATATTGTGCCAAGGTGAAGCACAAGCagtagaaagaaaaagaaagattttCCGATGAGGTTAGTTAATATAAAACATGTACTAAAGCAACACTGGTTAATAGAACAGATTTCTTGTAACACCATG
This window contains:
- the ucn3l gene encoding urocortin 3, like, coding for MLSSLKTLLLLSVLCTPTSSLCLRLYNSRSDLLCDDQMAVGVRSVEDEPGYSTVDGWGSLLQSAEYLSSSSTSSSAESSREKRTSSPANYRFMSRTKLRGLMARNSSKGDRRSRLTLSLDVPTNIMNVLFDVAKAKKMRAKAAENALLLAKIGRRK